The Nitratidesulfovibrio sp. SRB-5 genome includes a window with the following:
- a CDS encoding OmpA family protein: MRTLFSILLLCLVLGACAPKTTVVLVPDDDGGVGRVVVRAGGAEQPLAAANESTQVTDRPAPPRVMPQQEIDRVFGSTLAAMPEPPKSFLLYFPTGSTEPEPTSRPALDEAADTIKCRAVSNVSVIGHSDSAGDPVANQKLSMARAEAVRRMLQARGVPAGAMTLSGHGANDPLVPTAPGVAEARNRRVEILVR, translated from the coding sequence ATGCGCACGCTGTTTTCCATCCTTCTGCTGTGTCTTGTGCTGGGGGCCTGCGCGCCCAAGACCACCGTGGTGCTGGTGCCCGACGACGACGGCGGCGTGGGCCGAGTGGTGGTGAGGGCGGGCGGGGCCGAACAGCCCCTGGCCGCCGCCAACGAATCCACCCAGGTGACCGACAGGCCCGCCCCGCCCAGGGTGATGCCGCAACAGGAGATCGACCGCGTCTTCGGCAGCACGCTGGCCGCCATGCCGGAACCGCCCAAGAGCTTCCTGCTGTACTTCCCCACCGGATCCACGGAGCCGGAGCCGACATCCCGCCCGGCACTGGACGAGGCCGCCGACACCATCAAATGCCGCGCCGTGAGTAACGTCTCGGTCATCGGGCACAGCGACAGCGCGGGCGATCCCGTCGCCAACCAGAAGCTGTCCATGGCCCGGGCAGAAGCCGTGCGCCGCATGCTGCAAGCGCGCGGGGTGCCCGCAGGCGCCATGACGCTGTCCGGCCACGGGGCCAACGACCCGCTGGTGCCCACCGCACCCGGCGTGGCCGAGGCGAGGAACAGGCGGGTGGAAATCCTGGTCCGCTAA
- a CDS encoding CHASE2 domain-containing protein, whose amino-acid sequence MPTPVKPASRLVTISRQRLVAAVTVAGLLLAALFCLAEQGLVQLADNRILDGLASRMARATAPDVPDRVVIVDIDEESLAVAGQWPWPRYLTGGIVRRVSAARPMGVGVDVLFSEPDRTSIATIRHAFRRDFGLDIAISGVPRGMEDNDAYFGSVLAGAEAVGAVLHLFDLVTPDPENLPRPVRVTGETTAIAPAEATGILCNTGPIQAGLAASGFINVEKDEDGSIRRVPLLHRFQGQYYPSLALALFMQVRNLREVRVETDALGPVLVAGETRIPVDRAARMRLRFAGGARAHRFVPAAEVLRDAHDPALFEGRMVIVGSSAARLNDLHHTPVSSNYPGTEVHAVALDNLFDGNPLREPEHAVAFRLVPAALVTLLAGLLFLRAGPLQAGVATLAVALTMPAVGSALFVWRGMALPMAAPVLAALAQGALLSLALYARERRMAFVRLRQLNHARQMTLESMTAVAESRDEISGAHIKRTQHYVRALAESLRDIGRGGGKETYPQLTEDYIELLFHSAPLHDVGKVAVPDSVLFKPGKLTDEEYAVIRQHVRHGRNIIANAAQGMEDDAFLHLAAEIAWSHHEKWDGSGYMEGLAGEAIPLSGRLMALADVYDALICARQYKPAFPHAKVREIILKGRGTHFDPAVVDAFLLAEEEFKRIATAYRDPEPGHTPDPDPPGGPPDDQVQPGDPRQ is encoded by the coding sequence ATGCCCACGCCCGTCAAACCCGCATCACGCCTGGTCACCATTTCGCGCCAGCGGCTGGTGGCCGCCGTCACCGTGGCCGGGCTGCTGCTGGCCGCGCTGTTCTGCCTGGCCGAGCAAGGCTTGGTGCAGCTTGCGGACAACCGCATCCTCGACGGGCTGGCCAGCCGCATGGCCCGGGCCACCGCGCCGGATGTCCCGGATCGCGTGGTCATCGTGGACATCGACGAGGAAAGCCTGGCCGTGGCGGGCCAGTGGCCGTGGCCGCGCTACCTTACCGGGGGCATCGTGCGGCGGGTGTCCGCCGCCCGGCCCATGGGGGTGGGGGTGGACGTCCTGTTCTCCGAGCCGGACCGCACCTCCATCGCCACCATCCGCCACGCCTTCCGGCGCGACTTCGGGCTGGATATCGCCATCAGCGGCGTGCCGCGCGGCATGGAGGACAACGACGCCTATTTCGGCAGCGTGCTGGCCGGGGCGGAAGCCGTGGGCGCGGTGCTGCACCTGTTCGACCTCGTCACTCCCGACCCGGAAAACCTGCCCCGCCCGGTGCGCGTGACCGGAGAAACCACGGCCATCGCCCCGGCGGAGGCCACCGGCATCCTGTGCAACACCGGCCCCATCCAGGCCGGGCTGGCCGCGTCCGGATTCATCAACGTGGAAAAGGACGAGGACGGCAGCATCCGCCGCGTGCCGCTGCTGCATCGCTTTCAGGGGCAGTACTACCCCAGCCTGGCGCTTGCCCTGTTCATGCAGGTGCGCAACCTGCGCGAGGTGCGCGTGGAAACGGACGCGCTGGGGCCGGTGCTGGTGGCAGGCGAAACGCGCATCCCGGTGGACCGGGCGGCGCGCATGCGGTTGCGCTTTGCCGGGGGTGCGCGGGCGCACCGCTTCGTCCCGGCGGCGGAGGTGCTGCGTGACGCGCACGACCCGGCCCTGTTCGAGGGGCGCATGGTCATCGTGGGGTCCAGCGCGGCACGCCTCAACGACCTGCACCACACCCCGGTGTCGTCCAACTACCCCGGCACGGAAGTGCACGCCGTGGCCCTGGACAACCTGTTCGACGGCAACCCCCTGCGCGAGCCGGAACATGCCGTCGCGTTCCGGCTCGTCCCGGCGGCGCTGGTCACCCTGCTGGCCGGACTGCTGTTCCTGCGGGCCGGGCCATTGCAGGCCGGAGTCGCCACGCTGGCCGTGGCCCTGACCATGCCCGCCGTGGGGTCAGCGCTGTTCGTGTGGCGGGGCATGGCCCTGCCCATGGCCGCCCCGGTGCTGGCCGCGCTTGCGCAAGGGGCGCTGCTGTCCCTCGCGCTGTACGCGCGGGAACGGCGCATGGCCTTCGTGCGGCTGCGCCAGCTGAACCATGCCCGGCAGATGACCCTGGAATCCATGACCGCCGTGGCCGAAAGCCGCGACGAAATCAGCGGCGCGCACATCAAGCGCACCCAGCACTACGTCCGGGCGCTGGCCGAGTCCCTGCGGGACATCGGACGGGGGGGCGGCAAGGAAACCTACCCCCAACTGACCGAGGACTACATCGAACTGCTGTTCCATTCCGCGCCGCTGCACGACGTGGGCAAGGTGGCCGTGCCCGACAGCGTGCTGTTCAAGCCCGGCAAGCTCACCGACGAGGAATACGCGGTGATCCGCCAGCACGTGCGCCACGGGCGCAACATCATCGCCAACGCGGCGCAGGGCATGGAGGATGACGCCTTCCTGCACCTGGCGGCGGAAATAGCCTGGAGCCACCACGAAAAATGGGACGGCAGCGGCTACATGGAAGGCCTTGCGGGCGAGGCCATTCCCCTTTCCGGTCGCCTGATGGCCCTGGCCGACGTGTACGACGCGCTGATCTGCGCCCGGCAGTACAAACCCGCCTTTCCGCACGCCAAGGTGCGCGAGATCATCCTGAAGGGCCGGGGCACCCACTTCGACCCCGCCGTGGTGGACGCCTTCCTGCTGGCCGAAGAGGAATTCAAGCGCATCGCCACCGCCTACCGCGACCCGGAACCGGGCCACACCCCGGACCCCGACCCGCCCGGCGGCCCGCCCGACGACCAAGTACAGCCCGGCGATCCGAGGCAGTAA
- a CDS encoding FecR domain-containing protein, with translation MRITRLFACVPLARLALLTVALVLCASVTRAEAPAANFRTVSGAVTVQRGAATSVPAPGDPLLVGDILRTGPDGKAGVSFQDGTRIAVGPGSELTVQSYRFVPLEKDYDFDVYMQRGEAAYSSGRLAKLAPEAVKVRTPQAAVGVRGTRFLIRAE, from the coding sequence ATGCGCATTACACGTCTGTTCGCCTGCGTGCCGCTGGCACGGCTGGCTCTGTTGACCGTGGCACTTGTCCTGTGTGCATCCGTGACACGGGCGGAAGCGCCCGCCGCCAACTTCCGCACGGTGTCCGGCGCGGTCACCGTGCAGCGGGGCGCCGCCACTTCCGTTCCCGCGCCGGGTGACCCGCTGCTGGTGGGCGACATCCTGCGCACCGGCCCGGACGGCAAGGCCGGGGTCAGCTTTCAGGACGGCACGCGCATCGCCGTGGGGCCGGGTTCGGAACTGACGGTGCAGTCCTACCGCTTCGTCCCCCTGGAAAAGGACTACGACTTCGACGTGTACATGCAGCGCGGCGAGGCGGCCTATTCCTCCGGTCGGCTGGCCAAGCTGGCGCCAGAGGCCGTCAAGGTCCGCACGCCGCAGGCCGCCGTGGGCGTGCGCGGCACCCGTTTCCTCATCCGCGCCGAATAG
- a CDS encoding ATP-dependent RecD-like DNA helicase: MQEAQDAPEQLSGVLDRVIFHNEENGYTVLRLRPLPKGDMISVVGHMVSPQPGASLKLVGRWVNNPRFGRQFSMENYENLLPASVEGIRHYLGSGLIKGVGESMAARIVDAFGEDTFRVLDEEPDRLLRVSGVGGKTLERIKAGWSDHQGIRDLIMFLQPHGVSTAYAVRIYRHYGQQALAVVRENPYRLAMDIHGIGFHTADTVAEKLGFSRDSELRAEAGTLYTLQRLNDDGHVYVPHDTLITHTSDQLDIRADLVEDALRTLEIEERIVIEEMDGELGVFLSRYHHYETKIAYYLQRVLRSPKAVHFENPEAVIAEVLAKLSITLAPEQLEAVRTATRSKVMVLTGGPGTGKTTIINAIIKVFAETRAKILLAAPTGRAAKRMSETSGRESKTIHRLLEYSPKEDGFARNEDNPLACGLLVVDEASMMDTMLMYHLLKAVPLGATLLFVGDVHQLPSVGPGNVLRDVIASGVVPVVELVEVFRQAAESEIICNAHRINHGEVPPLESSRDRLSDFYFIRQDDPEKAVEMIVELVRDHIPRRFGLHPVNDIQVLTPMHKGAVGAGNLNVRLQQALNGQTLCVQRGERQYRLDDKVMQIRNNYDKDVFNGDIGRICLVDPKERQLTVRFDERNVPYAWEELDEIVPAYAISVHKSQGSEYPAVVIPVLTQHYMLLQRNLIYTGVTRGKRLVVLVGEPRALAMAVKNNRMHKRHTRLARRLALGVGVG; encoded by the coding sequence ATGCAGGAGGCGCAGGACGCCCCGGAACAGCTTTCCGGCGTGCTCGACCGCGTCATCTTCCACAACGAGGAAAACGGCTACACCGTGCTGCGCCTGCGCCCGCTGCCCAAGGGCGACATGATCAGCGTGGTGGGGCACATGGTTTCGCCGCAGCCGGGGGCCTCCTTGAAGCTGGTGGGTCGCTGGGTGAACAACCCGCGCTTCGGGCGGCAGTTTTCCATGGAAAATTACGAGAACCTGCTGCCCGCCTCTGTTGAGGGCATCCGCCACTATCTCGGCTCCGGCCTCATCAAGGGCGTGGGCGAATCCATGGCCGCGCGCATCGTGGATGCCTTCGGCGAGGACACCTTTCGCGTGCTGGACGAAGAGCCGGACAGGCTGCTGCGCGTCAGCGGCGTGGGCGGCAAGACGCTGGAACGCATCAAGGCGGGCTGGTCCGACCATCAGGGCATCCGCGACCTGATCATGTTCCTGCAACCGCACGGGGTCAGCACCGCCTATGCCGTGCGCATCTACCGCCACTACGGGCAGCAGGCCCTGGCGGTGGTGCGCGAGAATCCCTACCGCCTGGCCATGGACATCCACGGCATCGGCTTTCATACCGCCGACACCGTGGCGGAAAAGCTGGGCTTCTCGCGCGACAGCGAACTGCGGGCAGAGGCGGGCACCCTGTACACCCTGCAACGCCTGAACGACGACGGCCACGTCTACGTGCCGCACGATACGCTGATCACCCACACCTCGGACCAGCTGGACATCCGCGCCGACCTCGTGGAGGACGCCCTGCGCACCCTGGAGATAGAGGAGCGCATCGTCATCGAGGAAATGGACGGCGAGCTCGGGGTGTTCCTTTCCCGCTATCATCATTACGAAACCAAGATCGCCTATTACCTGCAACGGGTGCTGCGTTCGCCGAAAGCCGTGCACTTCGAGAACCCGGAAGCCGTCATCGCCGAGGTGCTGGCCAAGCTGTCCATCACCCTTGCGCCGGAGCAGCTGGAGGCCGTGCGCACCGCCACCCGTTCCAAGGTCATGGTGCTTACCGGCGGCCCCGGCACCGGCAAGACCACCATCATCAACGCCATCATCAAGGTCTTTGCCGAAACGCGCGCCAAGATCCTGCTGGCCGCGCCCACGGGCCGCGCCGCCAAGCGCATGTCCGAGACCAGCGGGCGCGAATCCAAGACCATTCACCGTCTGCTGGAGTACAGCCCCAAGGAGGACGGTTTCGCCCGCAACGAGGACAACCCCCTCGCCTGCGGCCTGCTGGTGGTGGACGAGGCGTCCATGATGGACACCATGCTCATGTACCACCTGCTGAAGGCCGTGCCGCTGGGGGCCACGCTGCTCTTCGTGGGCGACGTGCACCAGCTGCCCTCGGTGGGGCCGGGCAACGTGCTGCGCGATGTCATCGCCTCCGGCGTGGTGCCGGTGGTGGAACTGGTGGAGGTGTTCCGGCAGGCCGCCGAAAGCGAGATCATCTGCAACGCCCACCGCATCAACCATGGCGAGGTGCCGCCGCTGGAATCCTCGCGCGACCGGCTGTCCGACTTCTACTTCATCCGGCAGGACGACCCCGAGAAGGCCGTGGAGATGATCGTGGAACTGGTGCGCGACCACATCCCGCGCCGCTTCGGCCTGCATCCCGTCAACGACATCCAGGTGCTTACCCCCATGCACAAGGGCGCGGTGGGCGCGGGCAACCTGAACGTGCGCCTGCAACAGGCCCTGAACGGCCAGACCCTGTGCGTGCAACGCGGCGAGCGCCAGTACCGTCTGGACGACAAGGTGATGCAGATCCGCAACAACTATGACAAGGACGTCTTCAACGGCGACATCGGGCGCATCTGTCTGGTGGACCCCAAGGAGCGCCAGCTCACCGTGCGGTTTGACGAGCGCAACGTGCCCTATGCCTGGGAAGAACTGGACGAGATCGTCCCCGCCTACGCCATCTCCGTGCACAAGTCGCAGGGCTCCGAATACCCCGCCGTGGTCATCCCCGTGCTGACCCAGCATTACATGCTGCTGCAACGCAATCTCATCTACACCGGCGTCACCCGGGGCAAACGCCTTGTGGTGCTGGTGGGCGAGCCGCGCGCCCTGGCCATGGCCGTCAAGAACAACCGCATGCACAAGCGCCACACCCGCCTTGCCCGGCGGTTGGCCTTGGGTGTGGGGGTGGGGTAA